The Amaranthus tricolor cultivar Red isolate AtriRed21 chromosome 2, ASM2621246v1, whole genome shotgun sequence genome contains the following window.
tatatttttaattaagtagGATCAAATCGAGTTCGATTACAAAGTCGGATGAATATCGAATCGTCAAATCTGTTTTAAACGCGTTTACTTCCAACAGCAAAGACAGAATTGTACTTCTATAAGCTACTGACATTTTATTTACAAGATTTTGTTTAGTAGGTACAATAATTCAGGTTACTGTGAGCGAATTTCATTCTAATGCAAGGGACTCAGCGATTGTTGAGACTACTACTAATCCGTCTGTAATGATAACACCAGTTTTGCAGGAGTAGAattgaattatttataaaaaaaacaaaaactgttATTactactttcttttttttaaatatatactcCCACTTATTCACTACAAGTATGCACTCCATTCAATACACTTATtgaatctttaatatctctaattgtacatagttaaaaatcatgaaaagttgatataaataatctttgcattgagacgaatcaaaaaagatctcacttgacaatattttaacttatagattaataataaaatgcaaattaagagtaaaagaTGAACAGTGCCCAAAAAGCGAATGGGACACTTGTGGAGAATAGAAGAAAGTATATTTTATCGGcatctctcttgagagaccgtcttttttttaaagacggttctcaaaagcccagcccattatgttaatttaaaaaaaaaattgatgtgCGCGTGTAAgtgtaatgtgaaaagtcatataatatatttggggttataacaacatttatttggggttataacataatatatttggtgttataccagcatatatttgaggattataatataatttgtttggagttataacataatatatttgaagttataaaaatatatatatttgaggttataacattatatatatttggttataataacatatatttgtagttataacatattatatttggggttataacataatatatagttcGGTATATAATGGTCCGTGTTTGAGGGtacaatatttttataacactaaatatattatgttataaccccaaatgtatgttgttataactccatatatattatattattacttcaaatatacattgttacaactctaaatatattatgttataacctcaaatatattatgttataaccacaaatatatgttgttataacgccatatatattatgttataatccaaaataaattatattataaacctcaaatatatgctaGTATAGCACCAAATaaatgttataaccccaaatatattatgtgacttttcacattacacTTACACGCGTgcgtcagttttttttttaattaacataaTGGGCTGGACTTTTGAGAaccgtcttttctaaagacggcctcaagtaagaattgttaatattttatttaataataggTTGAATCTCCTAGGAGACGTCTTTCAGATAGAGTGTCTGTGTTTACAATAAATCAACGCAAAACTAGATCAATcttaaaagaaaatcaacacaAAACAAAATCGTGGATATATATAGTCCTACATAATACAATTACATCTCTATGAAATACTGGTGCTTAATTCAACAAAGAAATCTGCACGTACAGATTACATATACAATTACATCTCTGTAGGAAAAAAGAGACTCATTTTCTGGCAAAATTACAGCACAAATTGTTATCTTGTGCAATTTTACCTACCGGACGTTACGAAAATCGCATATTCCTATCTACAACAAAGTTTATGGTTATGACTTCGCAGTTACTGGGATACTCTTAAACTTCAGGACCATTAGCGAATAAGCTCACAAGGCCGCGGAAAACCTGAGCCGACAATTTATGTGCTCGTAAAATTTCACCATCCAGATTCCAAACGGCCTCTTTTCCAAGAGACGTAAATGCAAATGCACGGGTCTTCACATTGCAAAATACGAAACAAAAAAATGATTAGCATTTGATAAGGAAGGTTTGCATTTGACTTTAAGCAAAATTCGAAGAATTAGGAGCACATTACCTTGTGATGTTCCACAAACTTGAAATCAAGAGGGGATCCACCCTTTCTAGCTAGATGGGTCAAATGCCTGCAAAGATCCAGAGAACATACAAAAATGTCATTTAAACGAACTATACAAGAATCTGAATAAGTATGGCGATTAGTTAATCGATAACACATAAGACCGCCTCGAACCATGGGGTGAAGCCACAAGGGAGGCTGACAAGGGCCTCGCCTCAGCGGCCCATCCTAGCAGTCCTTATTCAAAAATCTCcgtattgttttaaaataaaaaacgaaTAAAGCCGAACTCACCACAAATATAATGCATGCGGgcaatttttaatcaaaataagatGCAAGAGGCCATCTGCAAGGTGTGCATCTGCCACTAAACCATCAGGTGCTCTTTCATTTCGACAAGAAATGACAGCAGCACCAACACTAAGAAAACGCCCTCTACATCTCATCCATTTTGATTTCGTCATATCTGAGTAAGGTGAGCTGCAGACTTTGCAATTAGCTCGGCAAATTACTCGTTCACTTATTCTCTTGTGGCCCCCATTCATATTAGCCTTATTAGGATCCGGATCTCGTTTCTCATGTTTGACATCCAAGTATGAAATTTCAGCTTCATATGACCTGTAATAATAGATATGCATTCATTAACTAAAGAGAACAATAAAAAGGGATACTGGTTTAAAGGATAGAACACAAACTTATGCTCCAATAAAAAATCCGAAACATTTCGTCATGGCACCAAtgcttcaaaatttaaattactaCTTAGAAAACTACCTGTGCCTGAGAAAAACTTTTGTTCCCGCAAAGTCATAACGTTTAGGACCCATCCAACGATATTTCTCACTCTCCGTGATGACATCCCCGTAGAATCCATAACTGCAAGGCTTTGATTGTAGAGTCAGGAAGAAGCAAGACGGCaggaaaattttcattaatataaaAGGTAAAATAGTATACAAAAATACAATCAGACAATTACTCTTTTTGGGCATCATCATTTCTAGCAAAACTACGCATTTCATCAAAATGGAAGAAGTGTTGAAGGATAAAACGTTCAGCAAATACTACATAAACTCAAAATACCAAAATATGAATAGAGTTAATAATGACAAGGGACTTAAATACTAAAATATGGACACTCTTattaatataaatgaaatgtaaGACAACTGGAGAACGTGAGATtcacaagaacaagaacaaaatcaaCCAAATAAAACAACACGATGTTCCAAGTTTGCAAACACATTCTAGTTGCAAGTGCCAGTCACATGTAAGGTAGAAATAAAGTTCAGGTCTACCAAGCTCTTTAGTTTCTCCATAACTCAAATAACAAGGACACGTACACAGCACTGCAACATGACACTAAGAAAttctaaaatacaaaaaatatctTTAGTTGGGACTTGAAGGAAACATGTAAGCAAGCATTAAGTTACCCAAGAAAAGAGGCTGTATAATGTAAAGAGGGTTCAATGTCTGAATTCATGGTTGTTTTCCACTTTACAACTTGAGCAATGTCAAGAGAAATCTTTTTCCCGAGGACAATGTGCAAGGCTGAAGTTATGGGATCTCTTTCTCCTGTTGTACTGCATACAAGAGTAAAGCAGAAAAGTTTCCAAAGTCACAACTTTTAGCAAGAAAATGCAAGAAGCAATAAAAGATGATAGAGTAACAAGGAACTCGGAAAGAGCTCCAAGTAGACAATCATCCAACCAATGTACAAACATAAGAGACCGTAGAAATTATTTAACAGTTGTCAGAAATTTTCTTCAGTAAATATGCACGAAACTATACATAATACATGATTTATATTAGTTTGAACACTTGTACACTTCTACATAGCATAGATGTTTATGTCTTAAGGTCTATTTTCCAAAACCTATTGAATCATTCAAGTCTGCCCAATTGACAGCATGTGACCGTTGTCATTCAAAAAGAACAAAGTGCCTCAAAATTGATTGCCACTATGTCACTCAGAGACAATGTGCGGAGATTTAACGGTTCTCTCTTGTGTTAAATCTTCTCCTCAACTTGATAATATCATGGTAAAACCACTGGGAGCAGAGCACCAGTTTATTATTTGCAAGACTGGCGTTGAGCTATTGTCTGTCATCCACCTCTAGGTCAATCCAGATGGGGACGGGGAGGATATTAGTCAGTACAGCAGTAAATAGCCAAGATATTTATGTTTGATAAGGTCAGTGGTCTGTATATAAGTAGTTAACAAGTTTGATAACATTCTTTGAGTTGTCGTAATTATAGACACTATTCTTTTGCTTTTCTCAAATCATTGAAGTTCATCAAATTAAGAGAGTATCAACAGCGTGTACTAGCTCAGTCAAGAAACAAGATCACCATCGACAAGTCACCCAATTAGTGGGACCAGCTAACAGCATCCAGTAATTAGATCGACTAGGATTGGTTGTCCATAGGAAGCAGTCTTAGCCTCTTAGGTGTACCTTACTATGAGCCAACATAACAGGCCCCATCCCAAAACCCCTTTTCAACAAGGAAGaaaaacttttcaaaaaaaaaacgaatTTCATATAGGACTAAAGGAGTTCCGTCAAGCATTACCAAATCACAATAGCATCAGTTGAACCTGCAGGAATGAGCCCAAATCTAAACCACTCATGTGGGAAAGAAAATTCAACATCTTCATCAGCTGAAATCAATAGAAGGAGACTAGTCAAAGAAATTACCTTTACATTGTTAAACTGAAACatcgaaaaaatatttttcaacaaaagcaaaataaaatttgaaccaAAAAGTGCTAAGGCTAACATGATGTGAACGTAGTGCATTTTCTTAGGTATAGACCAACCTGTACTGCATTCCCCGCCTTTAATTCCTGCAATTTCCAAATACATATCCATTCACAAAGAAGCACCTAAATAAGTTGAACTGTTGAACAAAGCCAAAATAGAGATACATCATTACAATGATATAACTACGTTGGTACATACTGATACTTGGGATTCCAGATTCATAGTCTCGTGAAGTTAGAAGCAGGGGGGACTGGTCTTCGTTTTTGGGTAAAGTACCTGCATCGAGTTCACTTATGTCAGGGACGGAGGAGCTTGTGTCTTCCCCTGAAGAAGCCATAAAATCTGGAGGAACGGGGGGATACTTGGTCTTGAACCTTGATGTCAAAAGCCCATTAAGGATCTCATTGAATAAACCATCACCACCCTGCAACCAGTTATCAAATAACTATGAGTTAATTAAGGGAAGAAAAGAATGCCCCAAGAACACATACAAGAACTACAATGAAAACTGCATCAACTAAAATTTTCATGAAGAAAACATTTACTAGAGAATTGATTACACATTCAAAATCAGTGAGGGGAACTAGAAAGCAATATATGTCCAGAAAAAATAtccccaaaaaaaaaacaatgggTCTACTACTGCACATTTGCAAAGTTGCTTGATATTTGCCCTATTAATAGTGTATTTTTTAACCTGCAATAGACCCACCGTTGACCTTCTTTTAAAAAGTCTAATTACGATTCACCCTATTAATTCCTTGCTAATAACCAGCAAAATCTAACCAAGTCCGCATCCAAATGGGCCAACCTGTCACATACCAACCATATTGTAAATATTTATTAGCTTACCACGATTGACATAAATATAGGGTGAGATAACCACTAAACTATCTGCATTCTGCGGGAGTCACTTCATGACCGTTACTTCCACCATGACAAAAACCATATTTTTGCGCTATGCTCAAGACAGACATATTTGGCACAAATAATCATGATAGAAACTTTGGTAGTAGAAACGTGCTTACTTTGacaattacaattattatttagcAATTAAAGGTCAACTTGCTATTACAAGGGTAGTCGCAAAAATCAAATCCCTCCGCCCCGTTACCCCAACTAGGGTGGCGCAACTTTAGTGGCATTgacaaaacataattttattGCGGTTCAACGACTCTGGATCgatattttgtaaaaattaatcAAGATAGAGGTATCTAGCACAAAAAATCAGTACAGAAAACTAGTGGGTTCATTTGTCCAAGACCAAAGATAGTTGATATTCACAAGAATTTGGCGGTCATATGATCCTGGCCTCATTTAAATAGGCAAAGCAACTCAGAAAATACACCAAGACTGATGCAAATAAAAGGGTTAATGAAAAGTGAGGAAGTATAAATTATAGGATCTAAGCGCTTAACAGAATTTTCAAAATCTATCTTATGTCTAGATCCCATGATCCCATCTTCCTCCATACATAACCCAAAACCTCCATAATACTTCAACAAGTAAATTGATATAATCATAGGGCCTTATATGGAGTTTGAGGtagtaaaaagtaaatgaagGATTACAAACTCATTGAATCTTCACAAACTAACctacttttgcatataaatCAGGAAAATGACAAGTATACATAACTTAGTCATAAAATATCAGACTAAGAATATAAAAAGGTCCCAAATCGGTCATGCACACATATCGCCTAATGACTATAGGTTAGCAATTTGACAAGATCGCATACAAAGATCAAATGTCTAAAGAGAAATATCTCACAAACTTACAACAGCCACAATACCATCATATGAAACCAGTTCTCGGTTTGTCATAGATGACACCTGATCGAACGCATGTCCTGCCCTCTCTGTAACGGTCACCTAACAGATGGtagacaaaaacaaaaatcagaGGCAGATTAAATTGTCAAGTTGAAAAGGTCACCAAATAAGTAATAACATGCATGTGTGCAACATCATCAAGATTCATCATACATAGTTGGTGTTAAATCCATATTGATGGAAATATCACGGTAACGAGTTTGTATCTTGGACACTTTTCTCTTGATAATTCCAATGATTTCTGATCTCTAATAAAGTATAGAGGGGGCATATCGCAAACCAAAACTCAGCTTCCACAAGAGATCAACACACCTCTCTTTCAATCTGTTCAGACATCAAACATGCCTACCAAGTACCAATGCTGTTACATGTCTTACTGGAAAAAAACCCCAGCCCCTACCCCTAAATACCCTCTCCCATGTTCCATTCGACCTCAGATAGCATATTATAgaccaaaaaatgaaaataaatatggcATCATGCAACAAATACATATAGTGGGGAGTGCTAGGGAAGGATAGgtttaatagaaaaattaagAGAATGAAAGGCAAAAGCGAAAGGGCACTGAGAGACGAATGAATAATAAAATGTGAGAAAATAACTTCAGATTATAAGTTCAAAGGTTTAAGTTCGATGTTAAGAAAAAATAGCAGGACTTTATTCACATGTTATAATATTTCGATACCAAGTACAAAGTAATTTGATGTATCAATGTCGACTAATGTAAGAATGAATAAACATCTCTAGAGTTCGCCTTTAATCATTTTGGCATAGTACGAgtaggttaaaaaaaaaaaaaaaaaaaaaaaaaaaaaaaaaaaaaaaaaaaaagatcacAAGACATACCTGAGCCCTCACTTTAGCCCGAGAGAATATTGGAGCTACATCTCCCCAGACTTTTTGACCATTTCCTTTACCACTCTTAGGATTGACAAAGACCTAATAAAATACAGACACATGTATGTTTGTAACCAAGTCTAAATAAAACTTCAGAAGTAAAAGGTTTAAAGTAAACACCATATACCAATAGATTCTTTGGTCTTCCAACTTGTTTTTCTAGACACGCCTTTATTTTATCCACTAACATTTGACATAAATTCTGATCTCTGTGTCCAAAGGTGTACTCCACCAAATTCCAGAGAGAGGCCTTGGTCGTTGATCTTCTTATAGCATGCACCACAAATAGGTTCATCTGCCTCACGTTGGACAGGTATGTAAATGACACAATCATACATATATCATACAAAAAGAAACATTATGAAACGAAAGAACTAACATTTGAAACCTTATGCATGAAGCAGCAACTTGTCGATTGACGAATAGAACCCCAATCAGCCAACTCAGCAGCATAAATATCAGAATAGTTTAATTCAGCAGCACTTCCAGAATGATGTTTATGTTGAAAACATGGTACTTTGTCCTGTTTATGGATTCATCATTATTTACACAATGTGTGTTGACTATTAAATGAAAATACACGAGCATTACATCAGAAGATTATAGCTTTGCGAGCAAACAAAAAACTTCTAGAAACGTAAAGCCAAGTGTATCTGCCCAATAACTCATTTCATCTAATATTAGCCTGCTACTTCAATGAAGCATAAGGGCTGCCATTATGAGTAATTAACTAGCCTTAGATGGCATAAGcccataaaaaatgaaaaaacactTAGCTTAAGTCCTTAATAACCATAGACGGTATCTGCAAAAATACCTTTTGGACGGAGAGAACACTTTAAAAAGAATTAGCTCATAGTGGGATATGCAATACATAGTGACAATCATAACACAGAAAGCTAAACTAATTGAAACAAGCTGGGGGAAATCAGACATTTAGTAACTGTGAAGTTGACCATGAAGAAGCACTAAAGTTTCCTAAAACCAGCAGGTAAACCTTCCACAGACCATTTCCTGCTAAGCTCAGAATCCTCACGCCAGGCATAAAGGCAATGATACCTTGGGAGAAAACACAAGGATGTTCAACATTGCTAGCACAACCATAGCTTTACAATTCCATATATTTTAAAGAGTGCAGTGTGTACACCCCTTTTGCACGGAATAGAGGAATTGGTGTGACAATAGATAAGTATACCAGCACCATTTCCAACAGAATAACTTTGTATTAAGCCCATATTCTTATGTCTTCATCTTAGAAGGTGTCCAATGTTCATACAACCCTTGCACCACCCTATTCAATACCATTTTCACAAGCAACAAGCCTAAGGTAGAGGTTAGAAAAAAATTCATTACTTCCTGAATTTCATACATCTGTAAATAACCAAGACAACCTCTAAAGCAAAAGTGAAAAGTGCCCATTTCACATTTGATCATATTCTTAATTGTTTCCCACCAATGGGGTTTGGAAGGTCATATGTACTCGACCTTACCTCGTTAGCGAAAACACTTGTTTTCGattggcacaaacttaagaagTTCATAAACAAATAGtgtacataaataagaagtccATAAACTTAAAgatgtaaaaaagaaaaattgtgaCAAAAATTATCAAACTCTAAAGAAACCCAAAAATGAAACAATTAAGCCAACATTAAGAACTCAAGAAACCACCCATCTGCCTAATGTAATAtcaattttcaacaaaccccaTAAAGACAAAATCTTTAAACTTCAATCATATAGAGAAccagaaaaaattaaaattttcacccAATTCCAAcctaaaaatcgaaaaaaagaaagaaaaagctCACATTATTCAAGGAATCTGCAGGTTCCCAATATAACCCAGTTGAATTAAGAAAAAGAACAACTTCTCCTATACGATCCAGATATACCCTTGAGCTAGAAAAGGATGGGTCACCATTAACTTGTTCATTTAAGGTTAAATTATCTGGACCAAGAGAACTTGCTTCCATCTCCgttgtttggtatgaaattTCTTCCATCGGAAAATTTTCTGGGAATTTCAAATTTAATAGCTACGATTATTTAAGGAAAAGGGTAATACTGGAGAAATTTAAAGAAAGATCAAACATTTAGAGTGATTATTTATCATGATTATGATGATTAAGAAATGGCGGACATAATTGACAATTCAACATTTTCATatgaaaaccaaataaattccGTTTATTTggaatattatttttctaataagtAACCATATAAGACGTTTTCTCGTTTCAAAAaagatatataattttttttagttgtctaattagatatgaaaatttgatattaaaatgAGTAGTTATGAACTTATGATACTTATTAGATAACATTTTAtcgaaaaatgtaaaataaaaaaaataatgacatGTCGTAAAAGCCTAAAAAGTTCATCTTAACTTTATAAATCATTAACaatgatttaaatttttatctaaataaataaataaataaataagaacaattaagtcaaaaaaattaatttttctccAAATATATTTGTAACAACTAACAAAATTAATGCTATATTTTTACTGGTAGATTTTTTACTTATGAAAGTAAATCATGTTGAGTAAAACTTTAAGAGATATATAGATAAGCAAATTCTATACCGTAAggacaattaaaaatttataaccaataataaattaaagaattaaaaatataaaaattcaaatagTTTAAATATTAATACACAGATGTTGTGTATTtttatatacttctattttttctctaaaaaaaaGACTAATATACTTCTAAAAATAGGAACGTATTAACTTATTCTCAAATGAAATAGACTACTTCCTTGTTCATGCATTAAATACTTCCTTCGATTTTATTGTAGTTGCACATAATATTTTGCCTTTTAATGTTTGAATTTTATCAAATTAACATTGAAACTCTAAACAGAAAAAGTACTTGTTCATACATTCAAGTATTCAAcctgaaaacgatcgccaaatatttacgatgttaagaacaaacaacaatgagcaaaattaagtttgacaaagtaacaaacaaggacacaaagatttaaggaggttcacccaatgatggctacgtcctccgtggtgtgtagtttatgtttatattatatcaaatgaatacaaacaacacttcaatatgaagaattacaattgagatagagataacaacaataggctatgtgtttggcttaagggttgtgtttgatgtgttttgcatacttgaagtgtgggtatgagagccctatttatagtgctaggtacttgaaaatgaatggctcacataaatacatagttaatttagggtaatgaatactatgaaataactctaagaacttgaaaaggcattatctcaagagtcacacacatgagactcttcaccttaatcttcattaacaccaataattcccatgaatactcttcaccttattacacccttttggattccacaactcaagagtcacactcatgaattcatCCCATTaaagtgcactcaagtcacgCAATAGTATACTCccataatcacattagtatactactatTCATAACACAACCCATCGGCCATCTGCATTACTCATTGAAGAAATGATGATTTGATAATGCACTGAATTACAGAAATGCATCTGCATTACTTATTTACATGAGTTACAATGCCAACTTCCTAGCCATCCACATTCAATTTTCGTTCAACCAAATATTCATCGCATATAGCAAACGACCTGACTATATACTAAAAACGGAAAGAATAGGGCCGCTTATGAAGAACTCGAGAACTGCAAGAATTTAGAGCCTCGCTAAGGAACATGAGGGCTAGCTGTCTGAGGAGTGACAGTGAATACTTCAACATCCTCCATGCTTGGAACTCGAACAGAGTACTGAAATGTCCACCCATGGCATGCACCCGCATGTAAGCCATTCTTGCTTACAGCAAAAACAGCTCCAATAAAGTTGGGAAACTTTATAGCGATTCTAGATATTGCGTCCTCAGCAGCAATCTTAGGTTGCATTCCTCGTCGCATGCTCTCGATCACTTGGTAGCTAATCAttaaacaaggataaatcatCAGTAAAGTagattcaaatattaaactgcACTTCGTAACGCTACACATATTCCCGGGAAACAAACTTTTTAAACTAACCATGGAAGGAAGCGCATCATAATATCACCATCTCCTGTTGCACCACATgcaccaacttcatcatcggCATATGCTGAAGACCCCGGAATAGGACCATCACCAACCCTGTTTGCATTGTCGTAATCTTGTCATCAATGCAATGACACAAAACATCAAAGGGTTCTATAATTGACAGATCAAATAATGTTTAAAGTACAAAAATTGATACGAATTGCATAATCACAAAATACAAGGAAAGAAAAAGTTTCCGTTTTCACTTGGATCAAATCTAAGTAGTTTGAGTTGTTTCAGGGCGGGAATTGATTGATCAGTTTTGACATTCACAAAATCTCAGCTAGGGATACAAAATAGCATTCCCTTTATATTACACAGAAAGGATGATATGTGTTGTTTTGCTCAAACTTTTATACTCTATTACATTCCACTCTCTTATACTTGGTCAGTATTGCTTACTTTGAAGGGGTGAaaaatttatagttctttgCTTTCTTATTATAACAGTTCaaagtaaaatgactcattaaatcacgTGCACTTCTTATAATGACTCATTAAATGACTCGGTATCCCTTGCAAATGATGTTTTCTACCAACAGTAGTTCGAAAAGAATCTTTGTTattactaacaagggtaaggctACGTACGTCCGACCCACCTCACTCTAGGTGGGAGCCAATTAATGGCATCGGGCAATGACATGTTATGCTTTGCATATAACCTAAGAATTTTAAGTtgtaatatatttgaaaaccaTCTACAAGTAACATTGCAACACTATTGGGGTGATATTATCAAGATTACCTGCCAGGGATCTTAGAAGTTGCTCCATTCGTAGATGTACCAACTGCTACATGTCCCACCTATGGTAAATTCAGATTTTTAGTAATTATATATCAAGGACGACAAAATAGTGATAAGATGGCTTAGTCATGAAGGACTTACTTTATCAACAACAGCCATCGAAATTGTGTCATGGTTGAAGATGTTAACAGGCAATATTTTCCTAATAGTAGTTCCCATGTGATTCAGACTAGAACAAGATGTGTCACTGAAATCTGAATTTATGTTCGGATGATAAGGACCGCAGCTGTTTGAAGGAGAAACATTCTTTCGAAAATTAGGTTGACAGTCATTCTCTTTCCACTTATTCCATTTGTGTAGTGATTCCTCCGAACTAAGGTTCATAGGTCCGGGAAGACCCATTGAAATAGCGAACAACGACGCTTTCTCTCCAACAAGCAAAGTATGTTCAGTGTATTGCATAACTAATCTTGCAGCTCGGATTCCATCTTTCACGTACCTCATGGCAGCGACAGCACCGATCTCCATTGTTGCCTATGCAATGCTTTAGAAGCTTTTTTTCAATCAAAACGAGCTAATAGGTATATCATGCAGCATACTTCAGAAATCGGGAGTAAAAAACAGATTCATTACCCCGTTCATAATCAAAGCATCTAGAGTTGTTTCTCCGTTCTCATCAGGACTACCACCAGGTCCAACTATGCAAAATGAAGACACATCTCAACATTCTACTAAA
Protein-coding sequences here:
- the LOC130806713 gene encoding probable isoaspartyl peptidase/L-asparaginase 3 isoform X1, giving the protein MASSLLPAPFLPLIIAILVSVAGKEIEYGEKYPIVVSTWPFVEAVRAAWRVVDGGFPALDAVVEGCSACEELRCDGTVGPGGSPDENGETTLDALIMNGATMEIGAVAAMRYVKDGIRAARLVMQYTEHTLLVGEKASLFAISMGLPGPMNLSSEESLHKWNKWKENDCQPNFRKNVSPSNSCGPYHPNINSDFSDTSCSSLNHMGTTIRKILPVNIFNHDTISMAVVDKVGHVAVGTSTNGATSKIPGRVGDGPIPGSSAYADDEVGACGATGDGDIMMRFLPCYQVIESMRRGMQPKIAAEDAISRIAIKFPNFIGAVFAVSKNGLHAGACHGWTFQYSVRVPSMEDVEVFTVTPQTASPHVP
- the LOC130806713 gene encoding probable isoaspartyl peptidase/L-asparaginase 3 isoform X2, which gives rise to MEIGAVAAMRYVKDGIRAARLVMQYTEHTLLVGEKASLFAISMGLPGPMNLSSEESLHKWNKWKENDCQPNFRKNVSPSNSCGPYHPNINSDFSDTSCSSLNHMGTTIRKILPVNIFNHDTISMAVVDKVGHVAVGTSTNGATSKIPGRVGDGPIPGSSAYADDEVGACGATGDGDIMMRFLPCYQVIESMRRGMQPKIAAEDAISRIAIKFPNFIGAVFAVSKNGLHAGACHGWTFQYSVRVPSMEDVEVFTVTPQTASPHVP